Proteins from a single region of Sphaerochaeta globosa str. Buddy:
- a CDS encoding cytidine deaminase: MIRGILFDMDGVLIDSEPVILQAAISYLSDRGVTAQPEDFIPFIGTGDRRYLCGVGQKYGLSIDFEEAKHPFFAYYEQFAINRGPMPGVHRFIANARKAGLKLALATSAMKMKAAINLKAIGLKFEDFDTVVTGDMVKRTKPNPDIYQLSALSMGLSTDECLVVEDALNGVQAGKAAHCSVCALEGTFTVTELVDAGADYVLSSLDAFEDFSSLEGFNAVLSSYEGSDDRTVFGANKILEAESVLMGEEALLAFAVEQACKARKNAYTPYSLYKVGASVVSAKTNRVYSGCNVENSSYGATICAERNAILNAIANEGAIGIKLVVVVSLDAPPAPPCAQCLQVLAEFSRPETVIHLVDVDFAEGRGGVHVMYPFSELLPHPFIFPSMR; encoded by the coding sequence ATGATCAGAGGAATACTATTTGATATGGATGGGGTTCTCATCGACTCAGAACCGGTAATCCTTCAAGCCGCAATCTCATACTTATCCGATAGGGGTGTCACAGCTCAGCCTGAGGACTTCATTCCTTTTATTGGAACCGGCGACCGGCGTTATTTGTGCGGTGTTGGCCAGAAGTATGGCTTATCCATCGATTTCGAAGAAGCAAAACATCCTTTTTTTGCCTACTATGAGCAGTTTGCCATAAATCGCGGTCCAATGCCTGGTGTTCATCGGTTCATAGCCAATGCCCGTAAGGCCGGCCTCAAACTTGCGCTGGCTACCAGTGCAATGAAAATGAAGGCTGCCATCAACCTGAAGGCAATTGGCTTGAAGTTCGAGGATTTTGATACGGTGGTAACCGGAGATATGGTCAAACGGACCAAGCCGAATCCGGATATTTACCAACTTTCCGCGCTTTCCATGGGCCTAAGTACCGATGAGTGCCTGGTTGTTGAGGATGCTCTCAACGGTGTACAGGCTGGTAAAGCCGCCCATTGCTCGGTTTGTGCCCTCGAGGGAACATTCACTGTCACTGAACTGGTTGATGCAGGCGCTGATTACGTTCTCTCCAGTCTTGACGCTTTCGAGGACTTTTCCAGTCTGGAAGGGTTCAATGCTGTTTTATCCTCCTATGAAGGAAGTGATGACCGCACGGTATTTGGAGCCAATAAAATACTGGAAGCAGAGTCTGTTTTGATGGGTGAAGAAGCATTGCTTGCTTTTGCCGTCGAACAAGCATGCAAAGCCCGCAAGAATGCCTATACCCCGTACTCCCTGTATAAGGTGGGAGCTTCTGTTGTCAGTGCAAAGACCAACCGCGTGTACAGCGGTTGCAATGTGGAAAACTCAAGCTATGGAGCGACTATCTGTGCCGAGCGTAATGCCATCCTCAACGCGATAGCCAATGAGGGTGCTATCGGTATAAAGCTGGTTGTTGTAGTCAGCCTGGATGCGCCTCCGGCCCCTCCCTGTGCACAGTGCCTGCAAGTTCTTGCAGAGTTCTCGAGACCTGAAACTGTAATTCACTTGGTTGATGTAGATTTTGCTGAAGGAAGGGGAGGTGTACATGTGATGTATCCATTCTCTGAGTTGCTCCCCCATCCCTTCATATTTCCGAGTATGAGGTGA
- a CDS encoding dihydroorotase, which produces MKRLLIQNGLLVDTEWTRHADILVEDSKIVRITASIEAEEVPLGTEIIHAEGLCVLPGIIDAHTHYHLVSRGTVTADSFEEGSRCAAYGGVTCVIDFADDDKKGNLAACTKERINAMHASMAVDFSLHQGLYSYREGLEEELTALKKAGVKVIKMFTTYRNVGYLVEKQEELKAIFTLCKKLDLLVSVHCEDDATIQKVDTEYSGPYDPPAHALLRPSEAEARGIDTVGKIALELDMSLYIVHLSSKAGLQKVRELRAKGLRVIVETTPHYLFLNKEKLQGPDGALYVMTPPLRSTEDNEALQEAVLNGEVQVIATDHCSFTVEQKKSSNDCRSILPGIPGTEELLSLVYSFAANSGRIGVQQVVNLLSTAPAKAFGLYPNKGAIRVGSDADLVLFDPDHAWTISKETIHSASMYSPYEGMQVIGKPLMTYLRGRLIMGDGMYLGITGNGEFVPQRDVGRGKTIMH; this is translated from the coding sequence ATGAAGAGACTATTGATACAAAACGGACTACTTGTTGATACGGAATGGACGAGGCATGCAGACATCTTGGTGGAAGATTCGAAGATTGTGCGTATCACTGCATCAATTGAAGCCGAGGAGGTTCCCCTGGGAACCGAAATCATACATGCCGAAGGGCTCTGTGTGTTACCGGGAATCATTGATGCCCACACCCACTACCACTTGGTAAGCCGTGGTACGGTAACTGCCGACTCCTTTGAAGAGGGAAGTCGCTGTGCAGCCTATGGAGGCGTTACCTGTGTCATCGACTTTGCTGATGATGACAAGAAGGGAAACCTTGCAGCATGCACCAAGGAGCGCATCAACGCCATGCATGCTTCGATGGCGGTAGACTTTTCCTTGCATCAAGGCCTCTATTCCTACCGTGAGGGCTTGGAAGAGGAACTGACAGCTTTGAAGAAGGCTGGAGTCAAGGTGATCAAAATGTTCACCACCTATCGCAATGTAGGCTACTTGGTAGAAAAGCAAGAAGAGCTGAAAGCCATTTTCACTCTCTGCAAGAAGCTTGACCTTCTGGTAAGTGTACACTGCGAGGATGATGCTACCATTCAGAAGGTTGATACTGAGTATTCAGGACCTTATGATCCGCCGGCCCACGCCCTGCTGAGACCCAGCGAGGCAGAGGCCCGGGGCATCGATACAGTCGGAAAAATTGCCTTGGAACTGGATATGAGCCTGTATATCGTGCATCTTTCCAGCAAAGCGGGCCTGCAAAAGGTACGTGAGCTCAGGGCTAAGGGACTGAGGGTTATTGTGGAGACCACCCCCCACTACCTGTTCCTGAACAAGGAGAAGCTGCAAGGGCCTGATGGGGCTCTGTACGTCATGACTCCACCGTTGAGAAGCACTGAGGACAACGAAGCTCTGCAGGAAGCAGTGCTCAATGGGGAAGTGCAGGTCATTGCCACTGACCATTGCTCGTTCACTGTAGAGCAGAAGAAGTCAAGCAATGACTGCAGAAGCATTCTCCCGGGTATTCCTGGGACTGAGGAACTGCTGAGCTTGGTGTATTCCTTTGCAGCGAACAGCGGTAGGATCGGGGTGCAACAGGTGGTAAACTTGTTGTCCACTGCACCTGCAAAAGCGTTTGGCCTCTATCCCAACAAGGGAGCGATCAGAGTAGGCAGCGATGCAGACTTGGTTCTCTTCGATCCCGACCATGCATGGACGATCAGCAAGGAAACGATCCATTCAGCCAGTATGTATTCCCCGTATGAAGGAATGCAGGTGATTGGAAAGCCTCTGATGACGTATCTGCGGGGTAGACTGATCATGGGTGACGGTATGTACCTCGGTATTACCGGCAATGGAGAATTTGTACCCCAGCGTGATGTTGGAAGAGGGAAAACCATCATGCATTGA
- the gcvPB gene encoding aminomethyl-transferring glycine dehydrogenase subunit GcvPB, which produces MSEPLLIDLSKKGRKAYCFPPLDLPRGFDQALPLLPANLIRQKSARLPEVAELDVVRHFTRLSNQVHGVDNGMYPLGSCTMKYNPKLSEHIAGMREFTQIHPLQDISTSQGCLSVMYNLLEDLSSITGMSWGTLQPCAGAHGEYTGLKMIRSYFLKKGEAQRTKVLIPISAHGTNPASAAVNGFDVVPIASDEKGMVDLADLASKLDDTTAALMLTNPNTLGLFEKEILQISTMVHNSGALLYYDGANLNAIMGMATPGDMGFDVIHLNLHKTFSTPHGGGGPGSGPVMCNDTLRPFLPKPDIELTDSGYVYRWDDEDSIGKVSLFWGNFLVLLRAYVYILRMGSEGIRAAARHAVLNANYVASRLASTFPIPYGKRCMHEFVLSCENLKEQYGVTAQDVAKALIDEGYHPPTMYFPSLVSEALMIEPTESESLETLDTFVDTLLAIAERAKTDSESLKTAPHTTVVGRLDEVRAVKQPDLRY; this is translated from the coding sequence ATGAGTGAACCATTGTTGATTGATCTGTCGAAGAAGGGTAGAAAAGCTTACTGTTTTCCTCCCTTGGACCTTCCTCGGGGATTCGACCAAGCCCTCCCGCTTTTACCTGCGAACTTGATACGCCAGAAAAGCGCCCGGCTTCCGGAGGTTGCTGAACTGGACGTAGTCAGGCATTTTACCCGGCTTTCCAATCAGGTGCATGGTGTGGACAACGGTATGTATCCGTTAGGCTCCTGTACCATGAAATATAATCCCAAGCTCAGTGAGCATATTGCCGGAATGCGTGAATTCACCCAGATTCACCCCCTGCAGGACATTTCCACCTCGCAGGGCTGCCTCTCGGTCATGTACAACTTGCTTGAGGACCTTAGCTCGATCACCGGCATGAGCTGGGGAACGCTGCAGCCCTGTGCAGGGGCGCATGGCGAGTACACAGGCCTGAAGATGATTCGCTCCTACTTCCTCAAGAAAGGAGAAGCCCAGCGAACGAAGGTGCTCATCCCCATCAGCGCGCATGGAACCAATCCTGCAAGTGCCGCTGTCAATGGTTTTGATGTTGTCCCGATAGCCAGTGATGAAAAAGGAATGGTCGACCTTGCCGATCTTGCTTCCAAGCTCGACGACACAACTGCCGCCCTGATGCTCACCAATCCCAATACCTTGGGCTTGTTCGAGAAGGAAATTCTGCAGATTTCGACCATGGTACATAACAGTGGGGCTTTGCTCTATTATGATGGGGCCAACCTGAACGCCATCATGGGTATGGCCACCCCTGGTGATATGGGCTTTGATGTCATCCATCTCAACCTGCATAAAACCTTTTCCACTCCCCATGGGGGAGGAGGTCCGGGTAGCGGGCCGGTTATGTGCAATGATACACTGCGTCCCTTCCTGCCCAAACCTGATATCGAATTGACGGACAGCGGGTATGTCTATCGTTGGGACGATGAGGATTCAATCGGCAAGGTCAGCCTGTTCTGGGGCAACTTCCTCGTACTTCTCAGAGCGTATGTGTATATTCTGAGAATGGGAAGCGAAGGCATCCGGGCGGCGGCCAGACACGCGGTGCTCAATGCAAATTATGTGGCATCCCGCCTTGCCTCAACCTTCCCCATTCCGTATGGCAAACGGTGCATGCATGAATTCGTACTCAGCTGTGAAAATCTGAAAGAGCAGTATGGAGTCACCGCCCAGGATGTTGCCAAAGCCTTGATTGACGAGGGCTACCATCCACCAACGATGTATTTCCCTTCCCTCGTCAGCGAAGCATTGATGATCGAGCCGACGGAGAGCGAAAGCTTGGAGACTCTAGACACCTTTGTGGATACCTTGCTTGCGATAGCGGAACGTGCCAAAACCGACAGTGAAAGCCTCAAGACAGCGCCCCATACAACCGTAGTGGGAAGACTCGACGAAGTGAGGGCGGTCAAACAACCCGATCTTCGGTACTGA
- the gcvPA gene encoding aminomethyl-transferring glycine dehydrogenase subunit GcvPA has translation MVYPYIPHTDEDRKHMLKAIGVDSLDQLFDGLSEDLLLSDSVPISHGRTEDEVQRMIDSIAQRNVRGIPFLGCGCYDHIIPATVKALSSLPSFVTAYTPYQAEMSQGLLQAIYEFQSMICEITGLDVANASLYDGANAASEAASLMIGAKRKATTVLVSETLHPFTLQVLQTWAKGTEHVIRLVGEKEGVVDLSSLASLLDPSCSGLIVQSPNRYGLLEDYTDVAGILHEQGCLFAISNDPLSLAIQKSPAEWDADIAIGDTQSLGLSLAFGGPSCGYMAVKESLLRKIPGRIVGATVDEQGRRGYTLTLQAREQHIKRERATSNVCSNQALAALMTTIHLSSLGWGGMVDAANQSYAKSHYLAYHLAQLPGITLIWDKPFWCEFPLVFSDAKRMRKFLQELRNEGIFAGVRLSSLTRQVKDELVLLVAVTEKRSREELEMYLAAARRVMK, from the coding sequence ATGGTTTATCCCTATATTCCCCATACCGATGAGGACCGAAAGCACATGCTGAAGGCCATCGGTGTTGATTCATTGGACCAGCTCTTTGATGGGCTGAGTGAGGACCTTTTGCTCTCCGATTCCGTTCCCATCAGTCATGGGAGAACTGAGGACGAGGTCCAGCGGATGATTGACTCCATCGCCCAGCGCAATGTTCGGGGTATCCCGTTCCTTGGTTGCGGCTGTTACGACCATATCATTCCTGCGACGGTGAAAGCCCTTTCCTCCCTTCCCTCATTTGTAACAGCCTACACTCCCTACCAAGCTGAAATGAGCCAAGGGTTGCTCCAGGCTATCTATGAGTTCCAGAGCATGATTTGTGAAATCACCGGACTCGATGTTGCCAATGCCTCGCTGTACGACGGGGCGAATGCCGCCAGTGAAGCTGCCTCCCTCATGATCGGGGCCAAGCGAAAAGCAACTACGGTCCTGGTATCGGAGACGCTGCATCCGTTTACGCTCCAAGTCCTTCAGACATGGGCCAAAGGAACCGAGCATGTCATTCGCTTGGTTGGCGAGAAGGAAGGGGTTGTCGACCTTTCCTCTCTTGCGTCGTTGCTTGATCCTTCTTGCAGTGGTCTGATCGTCCAGAGCCCGAACCGATATGGCCTGTTGGAGGATTATACCGACGTTGCCGGCATTCTTCACGAGCAAGGTTGTCTCTTTGCCATCTCCAACGACCCGCTCTCGCTGGCCATCCAGAAAAGCCCGGCGGAATGGGATGCCGATATCGCCATCGGAGATACCCAGTCGTTGGGTCTCAGTCTTGCTTTCGGCGGTCCTTCCTGCGGTTACATGGCCGTCAAGGAATCTCTTCTGAGAAAAATTCCCGGCCGCATCGTCGGGGCAACCGTTGATGAACAAGGAAGAAGGGGCTACACCCTTACCCTTCAGGCGAGGGAACAGCATATCAAGCGTGAGCGTGCAACGAGCAATGTCTGCTCAAACCAGGCCCTTGCCGCTCTGATGACCACTATTCATCTCTCCTCCCTTGGATGGGGGGGTATGGTGGATGCAGCCAACCAAAGTTATGCAAAGTCGCACTACCTTGCGTACCATCTGGCTCAGCTTCCAGGGATCACGTTGATCTGGGACAAGCCGTTCTGGTGTGAATTCCCACTTGTTTTCTCCGATGCAAAGCGGATGCGTAAGTTCCTTCAGGAATTGCGCAATGAGGGAATTTTTGCAGGCGTGAGACTCTCTTCGCTTACCCGTCAGGTCAAGGACGAGCTGGTTCTTCTGGTAGCAGTAACAGAAAAGCGTAGCCGTGAGGAACTTGAGATGTATCTGGCTGCTGCACGGAGGGTGATGAAATGA
- the gcvH gene encoding glycine cleavage system protein GcvH produces MSKIVEGLRYSKDHEWVRLEGDKAYVGITDHAQHELGEIVFVELPPLGERYGKGEEISTVESVKAASAILNPIEGVVSEANEDLDGSPELVNEDCYQHHLYVLQSYSKEDYESLLDAKLYEAYLASL; encoded by the coding sequence ATGAGTAAGATTGTTGAGGGCTTGAGGTACAGCAAGGATCATGAATGGGTCCGGCTTGAAGGTGACAAGGCGTATGTTGGAATTACGGACCATGCCCAGCATGAACTCGGAGAGATCGTGTTTGTGGAGTTGCCCCCCCTCGGGGAGCGATATGGCAAGGGTGAAGAAATTTCGACCGTCGAAAGCGTTAAGGCTGCATCTGCAATCCTCAACCCGATCGAAGGGGTGGTCAGTGAGGCGAATGAAGATCTCGATGGCTCTCCTGAGCTGGTCAATGAAGATTGCTACCAGCATCACCTCTATGTCCTGCAGTCATACAGCAAAGAGGATTACGAGTCCCTATTGGATGCAAAGCTCTACGAAGCGTACCTCGCTTCTCTGTAA
- a CDS encoding glycine hydroxymethyltransferase, whose product MAKLKALQAYLNQHEKVNEAMVAYTAALQQIADVDSRIAARIVNELHDQRTHLKLIASENFSSIASQLAMGNLLTDKYSEGYAYHRFYAGCDNVDAIEAIASEYACQLFGAEHAYVQPHSGADANLVAYWAILNARVQVPTLAEMGVTNPSEMSREMWNQVRAKLGNQKILGLDYYSGGHLTHGYRQNVSAQMFDAYSYSVDQKSGLLDYDAIEKQAREIKPLILLAGYSAYPRKIDFKRMAEIAHSIGAVFMVDMAHFAGLVAGKVFVDAYNPVLWADVVTTTTHKTLRGPRGGMVLCKAEFAESVDKGCPLVIGGPLPHVMAAKAIAFKEALDPSFAAYAQAIVKNSEALAKACMDEGITVATGGSDNHLMLLDVRSFGLNGRQAETALRECGVTLNRNALPFDPNGPWYTSGLRIGTPAVTTLGMGAEHMKEIASIIALVLQNTKPVVLTKGENAGQQSKAKAVTAVAVKDEAQRRVLALLETFKLYPELDLAFLQQYFPLDNEQR is encoded by the coding sequence ATGGCGAAACTCAAGGCATTGCAAGCTTATTTGAATCAGCATGAAAAGGTTAACGAGGCGATGGTTGCCTACACGGCAGCATTGCAGCAAATTGCGGATGTTGACAGCCGGATTGCCGCCCGCATTGTCAATGAACTGCACGACCAGAGGACCCACTTGAAACTGATAGCAAGTGAAAACTTTTCCTCTATTGCCAGCCAGCTTGCCATGGGCAACCTCTTGACGGACAAGTACAGTGAAGGCTACGCCTACCACCGCTTCTACGCAGGTTGCGACAATGTCGATGCCATCGAAGCCATTGCTTCTGAATACGCCTGCCAACTTTTCGGCGCCGAGCACGCCTACGTACAGCCGCACAGCGGAGCCGATGCCAACTTGGTGGCCTATTGGGCCATCCTCAATGCACGGGTGCAGGTTCCCACACTCGCAGAGATGGGAGTCACCAACCCCAGTGAGATGAGCAGGGAGATGTGGAACCAGGTTCGTGCAAAGCTTGGCAATCAGAAAATCCTCGGTCTCGACTATTACAGCGGCGGACACCTTACCCATGGCTATCGACAGAATGTCTCAGCACAAATGTTCGATGCCTACAGCTATTCGGTAGACCAGAAGAGCGGACTGCTCGATTACGATGCGATTGAAAAACAGGCAAGAGAGATCAAGCCCTTGATTCTGCTTGCGGGCTATAGTGCCTATCCCAGGAAAATCGATTTTAAGCGGATGGCCGAAATCGCCCACTCCATCGGTGCCGTTTTCATGGTGGATATGGCTCACTTTGCAGGTCTTGTGGCAGGTAAGGTATTTGTGGATGCATACAATCCCGTTCTCTGGGCTGATGTGGTTACCACCACAACCCATAAGACGCTTCGCGGTCCCCGCGGTGGCATGGTTTTATGTAAGGCCGAATTTGCTGAAAGCGTCGACAAAGGATGCCCGCTGGTAATCGGAGGGCCGCTTCCCCATGTCATGGCAGCAAAAGCCATAGCGTTCAAGGAAGCCCTTGATCCTTCTTTTGCAGCCTATGCCCAAGCGATTGTCAAGAATTCTGAAGCCCTGGCGAAAGCCTGCATGGACGAAGGGATTACCGTTGCAACCGGAGGGTCCGACAACCATCTGATGCTTTTGGATGTCCGTTCCTTTGGTCTGAACGGACGACAAGCAGAAACCGCCTTACGTGAGTGCGGTGTGACGCTCAATCGCAACGCACTGCCGTTTGATCCCAATGGGCCTTGGTACACCAGCGGCCTCAGAATTGGGACTCCAGCAGTAACCACGCTCGGCATGGGTGCAGAGCACATGAAAGAAATTGCCTCCATCATTGCTCTTGTTTTACAGAATACCAAACCGGTTGTTCTGACCAAGGGTGAGAATGCCGGGCAGCAGAGCAAAGCGAAGGCTGTAACGGCTGTAGCGGTGAAAGATGAGGCTCAAAGAAGAGTACTTGCTCTTTTGGAAACATTCAAACTCTACCCAGAGCTGGATTTGGCTTTCCTTCAGCAGTACTTTCCTCTCGACAACGAGCAGAGGTGA
- a CDS encoding sodium-dependent transporter — protein MHEVKARETLASRLGFILLSAGCAIGLGNVWRFPFITGRYGGAAFVLIYILFLIILGLPVMVMELAIGRASKQNIGLALNTLTPAKKPWHVYGKLAIIGNYTLMMFYTTITGWLLSYFVHMIKGDFLGLDAAGVGSFFGSMLENPLSMTVWMIVAVILGFLPVARGLQSGVEKITKYMMIGLLALMLILAINSLSLKGGSEGLKFYLIPDFAKLGGNFFEAVYAAMGQAFFTLSLGIGSIAIFGSYIGKEHRLTGEAVRIIGLDTFVALCSGLIIFPAAFAFGVQPDAGPSLIFITLPNIFNQMAGGRFWGTLFFLFMSFAALSTLIAVFENIISFWIDTKGVSRKKATLINAIAISLLSIPCVLGFNLLSGFQPLGPGTGVLDLEDFIVSSTLLPLGSLIFTLYCTWKYGWGWDKFIKEADSGEGQKFPSALRLYFQYILPTVIFGIFIKGYWDIFVK, from the coding sequence ATGCATGAAGTAAAAGCACGAGAAACATTGGCCAGCAGACTAGGATTCATTCTCCTTTCCGCTGGATGCGCCATAGGACTGGGAAATGTGTGGAGGTTCCCCTTTATTACCGGCCGTTATGGCGGGGCTGCTTTTGTACTTATCTATATCCTTTTTCTCATCATCCTTGGGCTTCCTGTCATGGTAATGGAATTGGCTATCGGTCGGGCAAGCAAGCAGAACATCGGCTTGGCCCTAAACACGCTGACCCCTGCAAAGAAACCTTGGCATGTGTATGGGAAACTGGCCATCATCGGCAATTACACCCTCATGATGTTCTACACCACCATCACCGGATGGCTTCTCTCGTACTTTGTTCACATGATCAAGGGCGACTTCCTCGGACTCGATGCCGCAGGAGTCGGTTCTTTCTTCGGGAGCATGCTTGAAAATCCGCTGAGTATGACAGTCTGGATGATAGTTGCAGTCATTCTCGGGTTCCTGCCGGTTGCACGCGGCCTGCAAAGCGGAGTTGAGAAAATCACCAAATACATGATGATCGGCCTTTTGGCTTTGATGCTGATTCTTGCAATCAACAGCCTCTCGCTCAAAGGTGGTTCGGAAGGCTTGAAGTTCTACCTGATCCCTGACTTTGCGAAGCTTGGAGGCAATTTCTTTGAAGCCGTTTATGCTGCAATGGGACAAGCATTCTTCACCTTGAGCCTGGGAATCGGTAGTATCGCAATTTTCGGTTCGTATATCGGCAAAGAACATCGGCTCACCGGGGAAGCAGTACGAATAATCGGTCTGGATACCTTTGTCGCCCTGTGCAGCGGGCTGATCATTTTCCCGGCGGCTTTTGCCTTTGGCGTCCAACCCGATGCAGGTCCATCCTTGATTTTCATCACCCTTCCCAATATCTTCAACCAGATGGCGGGCGGACGTTTCTGGGGGACGCTCTTCTTCCTTTTCATGAGCTTTGCAGCCCTGAGCACCCTTATTGCTGTTTTCGAAAACATCATCAGCTTCTGGATCGACACCAAGGGTGTAAGCAGAAAAAAAGCTACCTTGATCAATGCAATCGCCATCTCCTTGTTGAGTATTCCCTGCGTTCTCGGCTTCAACCTTCTTTCGGGATTCCAACCACTCGGACCCGGCACCGGAGTGCTCGATCTTGAAGACTTTATTGTTAGCTCTACACTGCTTCCGCTCGGTTCATTAATCTTTACTCTCTACTGTACTTGGAAATACGGCTGGGGATGGGATAAGTTCATTAAGGAAGCTGACAGTGGTGAAGGTCAGAAGTTCCCCTCAGCCCTGCGTTTGTATTTCCAGTACATTCTTCCTACTGTCATTTTCGGCATCTTCATCAAAGGGTATTGGGATATTTTCGTTAAATAG
- the infA gene encoding translation initiation factor IF-1 codes for MAKEEAIEVEGVVREALPNTMFRVELQNQHVILAHLSGKMRKHYIRIVPGDTVRVALSPYDLTKGRIIYRER; via the coding sequence GTGGCCAAAGAAGAAGCAATTGAAGTTGAAGGCGTCGTTCGCGAAGCACTTCCGAATACTATGTTCCGTGTGGAACTGCAAAACCAGCACGTTATCCTTGCCCATCTTTCGGGCAAAATGCGCAAGCATTATATCAGGATTGTTCCTGGTGACACCGTACGTGTTGCACTCTCCCCGTATGATCTGACCAAGGGTCGCATCATTTATCGCGAGCGATAA
- a CDS encoding Smr/MutS family protein, whose protein sequence is MPKKKKKASGQDKAAGDSRLGVESDAYRPFEDIKTIKPKVIKKEQPKAVKPVVERKEPLVKGYDPKANFGDILKSWEATGELDGVTKRMKSHSKVQVEKSFAEILAEWEGEKASKNTQEQKAAEPIKKSDNYVPTKDFGALLDAFEGKQVPKDRTVAKRSQVKAVSKTPLAPTVEVEQALLEKDEMDSERESTVSWSFADTYRKWNELSDEQTAIQKARKDTKEPKAKERTIGELRALEPEATLDLHGMTVLEAEKASADFLRASKDKHLVKVAIITGKGLHNDKGYSLLKDAALSQIRLSKVVREATTPKARHGGSGAIWIILKSDE, encoded by the coding sequence GTGCCTAAGAAGAAAAAGAAGGCCTCAGGACAAGACAAGGCGGCTGGAGACAGCCGTCTTGGTGTTGAATCTGATGCATATCGTCCGTTTGAGGACATTAAAACGATCAAACCCAAGGTTATCAAAAAAGAGCAACCCAAGGCTGTAAAGCCGGTTGTTGAGCGCAAGGAACCTTTGGTAAAAGGATATGATCCCAAGGCAAACTTTGGTGATATTCTCAAAAGCTGGGAAGCTACCGGCGAGCTTGATGGCGTCACCAAACGGATGAAAAGCCACAGTAAAGTGCAGGTCGAGAAATCGTTCGCCGAAATTCTTGCAGAGTGGGAAGGCGAGAAAGCTAGCAAAAACACGCAAGAGCAGAAAGCGGCGGAGCCGATTAAGAAAAGCGACAACTATGTTCCTACCAAGGATTTTGGTGCACTCTTGGATGCCTTCGAAGGTAAGCAAGTACCAAAAGATAGAACGGTAGCCAAACGTTCGCAAGTCAAGGCGGTTTCAAAGACTCCGTTAGCTCCCACTGTGGAAGTTGAGCAGGCTCTTCTGGAAAAGGATGAAATGGACAGCGAACGTGAAAGTACTGTCAGTTGGTCTTTTGCCGATACCTACCGCAAGTGGAATGAATTATCCGATGAGCAGACTGCAATCCAGAAAGCCCGCAAGGATACAAAAGAACCCAAGGCCAAGGAACGCACCATAGGCGAACTGAGGGCACTGGAGCCTGAAGCAACCCTGGACCTGCATGGGATGACGGTGCTGGAGGCTGAAAAGGCTTCTGCAGATTTTCTGCGTGCATCCAAGGACAAGCACTTGGTCAAGGTGGCGATCATCACCGGCAAGGGGCTTCACAACGACAAGGGCTATTCCTTGCTCAAGGACGCTGCCCTCTCCCAAATCAGGCTAAGCAAGGTAGTACGGGAAGCAACTACACCAAAAGCCCGTCATGGCGGCAGCGGAGCAATCTGGATTATCCTAAAGTCTGATGAGTAG
- a CDS encoding CBS domain-containing protein, with protein sequence MIIERRMTRNPVTATPDMSIAEASALMKQEKVHRLPVLDKEKKLVGIITEKDILYATPSPASSLSIHEMAYLLSKLTVKKLMSKNVVTINKDTTVEEAARMMVDQDLSSLPVLEGDKLIGIVTKSDMFKILLELFGARHFGVRVSFIVEDKPGTIAKISQALSEQGIDIITFGTFMGTDPTNAICTIKVQGAPISKVVEIIKPFVSQLLDVREV encoded by the coding sequence ATGATTATCGAACGAAGAATGACGCGCAATCCTGTTACGGCTACTCCGGATATGTCCATTGCCGAAGCTTCGGCCTTGATGAAACAGGAAAAAGTCCACCGCCTTCCGGTTCTCGACAAGGAGAAGAAGCTTGTTGGGATTATTACCGAGAAGGATATTCTGTACGCCACCCCTTCGCCGGCAAGCAGCCTTTCCATTCATGAGATGGCCTATCTGTTAAGCAAGCTGACTGTAAAGAAACTGATGAGCAAAAACGTGGTGACCATCAACAAGGATACTACTGTTGAGGAAGCCGCCCGCATGATGGTCGACCAAGACCTGTCCAGCCTTCCAGTACTTGAAGGGGACAAATTGATCGGCATCGTCACCAAGAGTGACATGTTCAAGATCCTTCTCGAGCTCTTTGGAGCCCGCCATTTTGGTGTCAGGGTCTCCTTCATCGTGGAAGACAAACCAGGGACTATTGCAAAGATCAGCCAGGCTCTCAGTGAACAGGGTATTGACATCATTACCTTTGGAACCTTCATGGGGACAGATCCAACCAATGCAATCTGCACCATCAAGGTGCAGGGCGCTCCTATCAGTAAAGTGGTTGAGATCATTAAGCCCTTTGTATCACAGCTACTCGACGTGAGGGAGGTTTGA